Part of the Cytobacillus sp. IB215665 genome, CGAAGGTGGCTTAATAGCTTGTTTTGTACTCTATTTAAGACAAGGGATGCTCCATCAAATTGTGTAACAATTAGTTGGAGAGGTTCACACTGTAACTATACAGGTATTTATTACGAAACATTATAATAATGGTGTTTTTCATTTTACCTAGCTGTAAATCTCCCCAAAAAACTTCATTTAAAACACTCTTTTTTTTAAAAAAAAATTCTCAGTCAAAAAGATATATATGTGTTGGATAACTTTTTCACAAATTATATAAAAAGTGGAGACTTTATGCGAATATCAAAATATTAATGGTTTTGATTGATATCATTAGCATTTTAAAGGTTTATCTACATTACAGTCTTCTAATACTGTTAGACGGCAAATAAATATTTGAACTATTTGTGTTAATATTTTGTAAAATAAATATAGGAGGAGGAGTATGAAGAGAGATAATGTCGCTAAAGATATTCTTCATCTTTATGATCTATACTGTGGTCGGATTTTTAAATTTATTTTTGTACTTACTAATGACTACTATATTGCACAAGACTTAACCTATGATACATTTATGAAAGTGAATAACTCATATTATCAGTTAAAAAAACAAGAAAAAGTTGAAACCTGGTTATTTCAAATTGCTCATAATATTTCTATTAATTATATTAGAAGGAAGAAATTGAATGTAGTTGAGCGCATAAGGCTATCTTCAAATGGGAAGGAAGTTGCACCCTCAATAGAGAATACAATCATTATTAATGAAGATTTTAAAGAATTGTACCAAGCTCTTATTAAGCTGAAACCATCATACCGTGAAGTTATTATTCTTAGAAAGGTAGAAGAATTATCAATTAAAGAAACTAGTGAAATTTTAGGATGGAAAGAAAGTAAAGTGACAACTACATTATCTAGGGCCCTAAAAGAACTTCAAAAGAAACTAGAAGCAGGTGGATATGTATATGAGCAATCTTCCTAAAGAAAATTCATTTAAACATGCAAAAAATTTGGATGAAAGCATACACTGGAATCCAGAAAAACAATTTGAGTTAAGACAAAAGTTAGAGTATAACATTAATAAAAAAAATAAGAGAAAAACATTCAAAATACGGTTACTCCCAATAATTGGTGTTGTTACTGCAATGTGTATTATAGGTATTCTGTTAACTCCTTATGTGTTAGAAAACGATATTAATGAAGCGGGAAATGCTTCAGCACCTGTCGAAAAAATAGCTGCTGCAGCACTAAGTGTTGAAGAAATACTTCATAATGACTCTGTAGAATATTACGTGAATTTAGACATAAATGAAGGCTCAGAATGTAATTTTTGGCTAAACAATTTACATAATAGTTACAATTATAAGTACAAAGTATATGCTCCCGATGGGAGTTTGATTGGAGAATCAATAACTGCTGGCTCGCAGGAAAGATTATATTCAGTAGATTTGAATCAATATGGGTCAGGTGAGTATAAAATAAAGGTGTATACTCCTAATGGTAATATAGGAGGTAAATATCATTTGAGAGCGAGAAATTTTTAAGGATTACTATATCATTAATTAAGATAAGAAAAACTGATTTATTCCTTTTGCTTGTTATTATCAGAATAAGTGTAAACAATAAAACTATATAGTGGGATAGGCCATCAGTATTTTGTAGGTTAAAAAGATTAAGGGACAACCTGTTAATAAGACAACATTAAATAATCACCTAGCTTTGAAAAAACTCCTGCACTATGAGAATTAAATCATAATCTGTCTTCACTATTCCTTCAAGATTGTTCAATTCAGCAATAAAAACTGAATAGAAAAAAGACACACTTGAGAGTAAGTGTGCCTAAAGGAAAAGAGGTGGGTTATGAAAAAGTTCATTAACACTGTATTAATATTAAACTAAAATTGTGTGTGGATTCTATGGGATATTTATGTGTTTTTGTGTGATTGAGCTTAAGTATATCAATAGAACAAAGAAGATGTAGTAAATATTATATTGCCTACTTGGAAAGCGGTAATTAACGAATATAATGAATGTTCCGATCGATCGTTATCCAGTCGTGCGCTACTCTAGATAAGGTGTTTAATACAAAGGTAAACGTTTTTATTAAAATAAATATATTTATATAAAATGTTAAAATTCGTAGCATTTTCAAAGGATGTATAGTCAAACATCAACAAATCCCTCCTCAGGTCAAAATCATACTTTTACGAAATTTGATACAATAATTATAGAAATCAATTTCCCCCTAATGCACTTATATAGCATTAATTGTGTAGATAAAACGTTACTATGTGTAGCGTTTTATTTCTTTTTCAACTTTTAGTTGTCCGACGTCATTGAAAGGAAAGAAGAATTACAATAAATACATAATTTGTATAATTCTTAATTGGTTATCGTTATGTAGATCAAATTCTTGATTACAGGTCCATAAATATCCTTTAGTGGCTCATAATGGGAATGTGGGATTTAAGGAGATTGAGGTATTATTCCTAACTACTGGTATAAATTATTGTTACACAAAAACCAAATCTTTTTATTAGAAGGTTTAATAACTCTCTCCATTGAAACTACAAGGCTTTTTGTAAAATTAATAATAAGTAGTATTGTACGGTATATTATCTAATATTCGTTTTGTAATGCTCTGGAATAGTATGAAGATTCCAGGGTTTTTTATAGCATTTCAGTATTGCATAAGAAATTTATCCAAGCACTGCTGCTTTAAGTTGAATAATATATTCTGAAGTCTAATGATTAGGACTCAAATTCTCACAGAACTTATGACATTCTAGAATAGATAGGGGGGAGAATAATTGACTAAAAACCAAACTATCGGATTTCTTTCTACACAAGAAGATAAGCCTACTATACTACCATTAGATGGAGCTAGAGTAGAGCTGCTAAGGTTAAGAATACCAAAACATTTATATGGAAGACAGGTGAAACTTGATGGGTTTCTTCAGTCGAATTTTGTTGTAGCGGGCTTTGAGAATGATGTTGAACTTACTAGTTTTCCATATAAATATGAACTAGCTTATCAAGTAATGGTTGAATCAGCAGAGGCTAATTTAACAATGGCTTCACCTTTATTATTAGACACGGTAAGTGGAGTACAGCAGCCAGCACAGTTTGAAGTAGAGCATAACACAAACCCAAACTTTACAATTTCGATACCTTGCCTAGCAGGAGATCTTGTGCTTATGGCTTCTGTTGCTGAAACCCAAGGGGGTGTAGAAGGCGCTTTTGTAAATACTAGATCGATGAATGCTCTTTTGTTTTGAGCTAACTTAATGTTCGAATGATAGAAAAGGAAAAAATCTCGTAAGAAATAATTTAATATGCAAAGGGAGAAGTTATTGTCTATTTATGTTCAATATAATATTCTAAATCTTATTAGATAAGTTGAAAGCTACTTTTGTAAACCGTTAATAAAAAAATTTGAACCGTAAAGTTTATAGCGAAGAAAAGAACCACGAACAATAATTGTATTCGTGATTCCTAGTAGTTAATAAACAGCAACTTTATGCGAAAACGCCAAATTAAGTTAAAGAAAGGATAACTGTCGAGTTATCCTTTCTCTACATTATTAATCATTTCATAACCGTTCTTATTGTTGTACGATAGATACGTTATCGATATAAACTGTTGTAGGAGCATTTCCTCCCTCGATATTTCCTAGCTCAAATACTACCTTTCCGTTAGTATATGTTTGTTCTGTCATCTGGAAGGAGTAGGTAAATGTCTGCATGTCGGTTGTTAAATCAATAATTTCTGTATTGGCATACGGTATAAACCATGGATCTGTTGTAAGTTCTTTACCGATATTAACATTCATCTTTCTTGGTGTATTACTTCTAGCATCAAATGTAACCGTATACAATTCACCGTTTTTAAATTCAATACCATTTTGGTACACTTGTGGAGAATAAGCTACATTACCAACTGTTTGCATTTCAATTGCTAATTCACCATTTGCAACTGATTTAGTTCCTTCTGCAACACCCGTCCATTGATCTCCCCACCATGCTGTCCAAAAATGATCATTTGTAGCAAAGTCACCATTTTTTATAAGGCTTTCTCCGATTGGTTCAATAACTACATTATCTATGAAAATATTATGTGCACCTGCACCATATTTCCCCATTAATAATTTTAGACTGACTTCATCAGATTGTGGCATTGTCATTTGAAAGCTGTAATTTTTCATATTGCTAGATAAATTAATTGTTTCACTCAAGTATCTATTATATTGTGAGTTCTCTATAGAAACGACCATATCCCTATCACTTGTTGATCTTGCATCGAAGGACACATGATAATCCTGGTCTTGTTGTAAATTTAACCCTTTTTTCTCTAATATTACGCTCCATTCTTCGTTACCTTGCTCAGAAATAACAACTTTAGCTTCTTCATTTTCCGCTAATATTTGAGCTACTGTATCATGATGCACATATGGTGACCATTCGCTTAAACCACAAGAAAAGTCAAAGTTCCCATCTACAGTCGGACTGCAACTATTATCGCCCGTGGCTTCATATACGCGCACATAGTCAATCTCCATTTTACCTGGAAACGCAGTTGGATCATCTGGGTTTTCTGTAAATTGGCCTCCTACTGCTAGATTTAGAATGATATAGAATTCTTGGTCAAACGGTGCTGGAAATGGATTCAGTTCCTCAGCCGCATTTAGGCTAAACCAGTTGTTTAACGTTTGATATAAATTCCCGTCAACATACCAACGAATTTCTCCAGGTTCCCATTCGACTGAATAAGTATGGAAGTCTGTAATAGCTCCACCTTCAGGGAAATGATATGCTTTACCTGTGTATTCTCTTATTGGCCATAAACCACCATAATGTATCGTACCTGAAGCTTCATTTGGTTTACCTCCCGAAGCTTCCATTATATCAATTTCACCAGAAGCAGGCCATGGTCCATAGACATTATCAGTTGGAAGAAGCCAAAACGCTGGCCACAATCCATTTCCTTTTGGGGATTTTATTCTCGCTTCAAATTTCCCATATTTTTGTCCAAATAATCCCTTTGTTTTAAGCTTGGCGGATGTATAGTCATATGTACCATATTCATCAGATATTTGCTCTTGCTTTGCTTCAATAACTAGATTGCCATTATTAATATATGAATTCCCGGGAGCATCTGTATAATATTGCTCTTCATTATTTCCCCAACCAGGTGCGTCAGTATTGACATTACCATTTTCATCAACAAGATAGTTTCCGAAATCATAAGTCCATTTCGTCCTGTCAATCTCATTTCCATTAAATTCGTCGCTCCACACAAGATTCCATTCAGAGCTGATTGCTGCTTGTACATTAATTTGACTTTCTGCTCTGCTTGCAGAACTTAGAGTAGGGATACTAATTAGTAAGCATAATAAAAAAGTTAGTAATTTTTTCATTTGAAACCTCCTAAATTAGTTTTTCACATTATTTATTTTAATAATACTAATTTCAACTAGGTAGGTATGTAATTTTGGAAACGGTTACATTTTTTTGTATTGTGAATATTGTCATATGTTCGTATAAAAAAATGTACTAGCATTTAAATTGATAATTTTCACATTCGCTATTTAGTTGAAGAAACGATCACTATATGCTATTGCAAATAAAACTAGTATGTGGTTAGCTATTGTTTTCTGTAATTTGAAGAAACAAGTATATTAGTATTCGTAAAATTGTTTAATGTATTAATAGCTATATAAATATCGAATATTTTACAAAGCTTACGGATAAGAGATAATCAACAAAGGAATTGCGAAAGTTTTTATCTTAAATGCACTTCTAGCATTACTAGGTTCGTAGAGGAGGTGCGATGTTAATATATGAGGGGGAAAAAGCACTGATTTAACAGTGCTTGCATGGGTATCTAGGATAAAATGATTCATTTGTTTCCCAAGATTCAACAGTTTGCCATGCAGTCTTTTGATCGTAGCCTTTTCCCATAAGGTAGGCAATGGCTGCGACTTCGCGCATTGCGTGCATGTATGAAGTATGCTGTGCCTCTTTTAAACCATATTGAACGATTGGCTCAACGGTACCTAATACCATGTGCTTTAAATTGTTATTGAAACCATGATGTGGGTTATGATGATCTCTATAATAAAGTCTGTGAGGGTCAAAATTGTACATTTAAACACTCCTCTAATTTATAACTTTCAAGAACACTATATGAGGCATTTATCTTTGCTCAACGGCAAATGCCTAATAAAACAGTAATATTTAAAATTGGGCTTTTAAAGAGTGATACACGTATTCTTGTCATCATTGTACGCATAAAGAAAAAGCAGAGTTGGGAGTAAAGAATCATGAATGGTATGAATAAGAAAGTAAAATATATCTACTGGATTACCAAAAATAAAAATAATGGTGATGATAATTTTATAGAAAAGCTGAGAAATAGTGAATTATATTGAATTAGATCATAAAAATAATAGTTAATATGAATAGATTCATACGTGTTTAGCTATTATTATGAAAATCACCAATTAATTCGAGAACAGCTAATTCCAAAAAATTAAGGCTAAGTCAGCTTTTAAAAAAGATCAAATACATGTTACCTGTACAAGCATTTTCTCTCTTATTGCATATAATATTGTATCTATGTAAGAGAGGGGGGAAAATATGTTAACAATGAGCTTCAATATACTAGCTGATAGAAGAACTTGGAGAAATCGTAGGGATGGTATTATTAATAAAATAATAGACATTAATCCTGATATAGTAGGGCTTCAAGAAGCTATGTCAACACAAAGAAGAGATTTAGAAGCAGGGTTATCTGGCATGTATGATTTAATTCGATTTAATATACCAGTTAATTATGGTAATCCGATATTAATAAGGAGTAATCGATTTATTATTTTAGACTCTGGTTTTGTTGAAGCTGCGCAATGTGGCAACACGCGATATATAACTTGGTTATTGTTAAGAGAAGTTGATTCGAATGAAGAGTTTTATTTTTATAATAATCATTATTGTGTAAGCCCTACTTCGAGTAAAGAGGATCATGCAATTGAATTAGTTTCTCTGATTAATCAACATCAAGTAGGAAATAACAATCGTCATGCTATTGTTGTAGGAGATTTTAATGCAACAAGAAATAATGCTATTATGGAATATTTAATAGATCAAATACCGTTAGATGGTACACCAAATCCAATGAATCTAGTAGATACATGGGATGTAGCAAATCAAAGTGTTCCAAAACCATCAACAACAGAACGTGGAGCGGCGATTGATTGGGTTCTTACTCTTTCAGGCACAACAGTTACAGAAGCTACAGTAGATAACTCTGAGGGATTTTCTGACCATTTTCCTGTTACTGCAACGTTTACTTTGTGAACGATTGACGAAAGATAGCCTCAATAAGGCTATCTGGTACATAGCATATGATTAACTTCGTATAGTTTTAAATTACTCATTGAAATAGTTGTTAATAGAAATATTAAAACTTCAACAATTAGCGTAAAATGGTGAGAATTGATGCTTAAACTAGCTTAAGAAGGTTGAAGGTACAAAGATTTGCAGTTGTGTTGCCCGCGAAACATGAAGAAAGTACATTGTATAAAAAACTATTAAACCAAGAGTAATTATAGGAGTTGTTAAATATGCGTAAGTTTGTATTTACTATAATTCTTATTGTGTTGCTATTAGGATGTAACAATGAAACGAGCAATATAAATAATGCAAAATTTATCAACCCCAGACAGAAGACCTCCACTTCAAACCAAAACAA contains:
- a CDS encoding endonuclease/exonuclease/phosphatase family protein, with translation MLTMSFNILADRRTWRNRRDGIINKIIDINPDIVGLQEAMSTQRRDLEAGLSGMYDLIRFNIPVNYGNPILIRSNRFIILDSGFVEAAQCGNTRYITWLLLREVDSNEEFYFYNNHYCVSPTSSKEDHAIELVSLINQHQVGNNNRHAIVVGDFNATRNNAIMEYLIDQIPLDGTPNPMNLVDTWDVANQSVPKPSTTERGAAIDWVLTLSGTTVTEATVDNSEGFSDHFPVTATFTL
- a CDS encoding family 16 glycosylhydrolase; this encodes MKKLLTFLLCLLISIPTLSSASRAESQINVQAAISSEWNLVWSDEFNGNEIDRTKWTYDFGNYLVDENGNVNTDAPGWGNNEEQYYTDAPGNSYINNGNLVIEAKQEQISDEYGTYDYTSAKLKTKGLFGQKYGKFEARIKSPKGNGLWPAFWLLPTDNVYGPWPASGEIDIMEASGGKPNEASGTIHYGGLWPIREYTGKAYHFPEGGAITDFHTYSVEWEPGEIRWYVDGNLYQTLNNWFSLNAAEELNPFPAPFDQEFYIILNLAVGGQFTENPDDPTAFPGKMEIDYVRVYEATGDNSCSPTVDGNFDFSCGLSEWSPYVHHDTVAQILAENEEAKVVISEQGNEEWSVILEKKGLNLQQDQDYHVSFDARSTSDRDMVVSIENSQYNRYLSETINLSSNMKNYSFQMTMPQSDEVSLKLLMGKYGAGAHNIFIDNVVIEPIGESLIKNGDFATNDHFWTAWWGDQWTGVAEGTKSVANGELAIEMQTVGNVAYSPQVYQNGIEFKNGELYTVTFDARSNTPRKMNVNIGKELTTDPWFIPYANTEIIDLTTDMQTFTYSFQMTEQTYTNGKVVFELGNIEGGNAPTTVYIDNVSIVQQ
- a CDS encoding RNA polymerase sigma factor, encoding MKRDNVAKDILHLYDLYCGRIFKFIFVLTNDYYIAQDLTYDTFMKVNNSYYQLKKQEKVETWLFQIAHNISINYIRRKKLNVVERIRLSSNGKEVAPSIENTIIINEDFKELYQALIKLKPSYREVIILRKVEELSIKETSEILGWKESKVTTTLSRALKELQKKLEAGGYVYEQSS